The sequence CACGCCATCGATGAACATCATCATGATTAATGGCATTGGTGTAAAAGTTCTCATAACGATGGTGAAACGAATCTTACGAGGGTGCACTGAGTCGTCATTGGCCTTTTTAAATCAGCGGCACGCAACCTTTGCAAATAATAAATTGATAGGTTAATTATCTTTTCATACACTCAATTGACGGTGCAATTACACGCATTTTGAGAAGGCCTCCGTACCTCAGCACTGAAACATACTGTGAAATAGTTGAACTTTTGCCTAGTGGCAAGTGACCAACAGATATCGTAGAAAATCAATTGATTGCAGTTGAAATTGCGGTTTATTCAATACAAGTTAGCTATTTGTCGTCAGTTTGAAGTTTAGTGCTGTATCTGCGTGTCATTTAAATTTTGTCATAGGGACGAATATTGATCGCATGGGCGTTAGATCGACAAGGCAAATTCCTGCAACATTCATAGAGGAGAAAGCATGTTTTATTGGATCGCAGCGCTGATCATTATTGGTATCGGCCTGATGACCTTGCGGGTCAATGCCTTGATATGGCTGGTGGCGATAGCACTCTGGATCGCTGCAGGCTTTGAGTTAGCGCGGATTGGCCTCGTCGCGACTATTCTGCTGTCGTTGTTATTAGTGGCACCTGCTTTGATGGTCGCTATTAAGCCGCTACGGATGCGCTTGTTAACCGTCCCGATTCTGAAGATTTTTAAAAGAATTCTCCCGCGCATGTCGCAAACCGAACGGGATGCCATTGAAGCGGGAACGACGTGGTGGGATGCCGAATTGTTTTCCGGTAAGCCGGATTGGAAGAAATTGCTGACGTTGGCACCGCCTGCCTTAAGCGAAGAAGAGCAGGCATTTCTCGACAATGAAGTGGAGCAGTTGTGTGGGTTGATTACAGATTGGGAAACCACCGAAGTGTGGCAAGATCTGCCGCCTCATGCCTGGCAATTTATCAAGGACAAGGGGTTTCTTGGAATGATCATTCCGAAGCAATACGGCGGCAAGGCTTTCTCGGCGTATATGCATTCGCAAGTGATCATGAAGTTATCCTCGCATTGCTCGGCGGCGGCGATTTCGGTGATGGTACCTAATTCGCTCGGTCCTGCTGAGTTATTGCTGGAATATGGCACTGATGCTCAAAAAGACCATTATCTGCCGCGCTTGGCGGCGGGGGACGAAATCCCCTGTTTTGCCTTAACGAGTCCTTACGCCGGTTCCGATGCTGCGGCAATTCCCGATATCGGGGTGGTTTGCCAAGGATTACATCAAGGTCAGCAAACTTTGGGATTTCGCGTCACTTGGGACAAACGATATATCACGTTAGGCCCGGTAGCGACGGTGCTGGGCCTGGCATTTCGGGTGCATGATCCTGACGGATTGCTATCTTCCGATGGCACCTTTGAGGTGCACGGAGAAGGCGATCTGGGGATAACCTGCGCATTAATTCCGACCAACCATCCCGGCGTCGTGACGGGACGTCGTCACTGGCCTTTAGATGCTGTATTTCAAAATGGACCGACTTCCGGCAAGGATGTCTTTATCCCACTGGATTGGGTCATCGGCGGAAGCGCACAGATTGGCAAAGGTTGGCACATGTTGATGGAATGTCTGGCCGCTGGTCGGGCCATTTCGCTCCCTTCTTCGACGGTAGGATTTTCAAAGATGGCGGTGCGTGGAACCAGCGCCTATGCGGCGATGCGCAATCAATTCAAAATTCCAATAGGCAAGTTTGAGGGCATTCACGAAATGCTGGCGCGCATGGGTGGCAATCTATATCTGATTGACGCCACGCGCAGGTTGTCGGCGCTGGCCGTGGATAGCGGCGAGAAGCCATCGGTGATTTCGGCGATTTCCAAATATCACGTGACCGAACGCGGTCGTGTGATTGTTAATGCAGGTATGGACATTC is a genomic window of Glaciimonas sp. CA11.2 containing:
- a CDS encoding acyl-CoA dehydrogenase, which gives rise to MFYWIAALIIIGIGLMTLRVNALIWLVAIALWIAAGFELARIGLVATILLSLLLVAPALMVAIKPLRMRLLTVPILKIFKRILPRMSQTERDAIEAGTTWWDAELFSGKPDWKKLLTLAPPALSEEEQAFLDNEVEQLCGLITDWETTEVWQDLPPHAWQFIKDKGFLGMIIPKQYGGKAFSAYMHSQVIMKLSSHCSAAAISVMVPNSLGPAELLLEYGTDAQKDHYLPRLAAGDEIPCFALTSPYAGSDAAAIPDIGVVCQGLHQGQQTLGFRVTWDKRYITLGPVATVLGLAFRVHDPDGLLSSDGTFEVHGEGDLGITCALIPTNHPGVVTGRRHWPLDAVFQNGPTSGKDVFIPLDWVIGGSAQIGKGWHMLMECLAAGRAISLPSSTVGFSKMAVRGTSAYAAMRNQFKIPIGKFEGIHEMLARMGGNLYLIDATRRLSALAVDSGEKPSVISAISKYHVTERGRVIVNAGMDILGGKGICMGPNNFLARTYQQIPIAITVEGANILTRCLIIFGQGAIRCHPYVLKEMAAATDQDDGKALQDFDQAFFGHISFIFANFARTLLGGLSAGTWLAAPKAAPVELRHFYRAVNRLSAAFALLSDASMFALGGSLKFRERISARLGDVLSQLYLISSVLKRYEDDGRQQDDLPYVHWAAQDALYQAQEAYIGVLANYPNRPLAFILRLVAFPFGLSYQKPSDALDSTLARAMQTDGASRDRLIADIFLPDHAQAPTAYGELAFKLIPAVNAIEARLKPAIKDGNLAPIPQSLIEMQHWIAEAMAGGFITEEENVVLSDFAHCGDISVQVDDFPQDLNRLEALQKRQQLNQLQQYHQ